The following proteins are encoded in a genomic region of Streptococcus cristatus AS 1.3089:
- the rfbB gene encoding dTDP-glucose 4,6-dehydratase — MTEYKKIIVTGGAGFIGSNFVHYVYNNFPDVHVTVLDKLTYAGNRANIEEILGDRVELVVGDIADAALVDKLVAEADAIVHYAAESHNDNSLNDPSPFIHTNFIGTYTLLEAARKYDIRFHHVSTDEVYGDLPLREDLPGHGEGPGEKFTAETKYNPSSPYSSTKAASDLIVKAWVRSFGVKATISNCSNNYGPYQHIEKFIPRQITNILSGIKPKLYGEGKNVRDWIHTNDHSSGVWTILTKGQIGETYLIGADGEKNNKEVLELILKEMGQPADAYDHVTDRAGHDLRYAIDASKLRDELGWKPEFTNFEVGLKETIKWYTDNQDWWKSEKEAVEANYAKTQQVIK; from the coding sequence ATGACTGAATACAAAAAAATTATCGTGACAGGTGGAGCTGGTTTTATCGGTTCTAACTTTGTCCATTATGTTTACAATAACTTTCCAGATGTCCATGTGACAGTGCTGGACAAGCTGACTTACGCGGGGAATCGTGCCAATATTGAAGAAATTTTAGGTGACCGTGTTGAGTTGGTTGTTGGAGATATTGCTGATGCAGCCTTGGTAGATAAGCTGGTAGCTGAAGCTGATGCTATCGTTCACTATGCGGCAGAAAGCCACAATGATAACTCGCTCAATGACCCGAGTCCATTTATCCACACCAACTTCATCGGAACTTACACACTCTTGGAAGCAGCACGTAAATACGACATTCGTTTCCACCATGTGTCGACTGATGAAGTCTATGGAGATCTTCCTCTGCGTGAAGATTTGCCAGGTCATGGAGAAGGTCCAGGTGAGAAATTTACGGCTGAAACCAAGTACAATCCAAGCTCACCATACTCATCAACCAAGGCAGCTTCAGACTTAATCGTTAAAGCTTGGGTGCGCTCATTTGGTGTCAAAGCAACGATTTCTAACTGTTCAAACAACTATGGTCCTTACCAACATATTGAGAAATTTATTCCGCGCCAAATCACCAATATCCTGAGCGGTATCAAGCCAAAACTTTACGGTGAAGGTAAAAACGTCCGTGACTGGATTCATACTAATGACCATTCATCAGGTGTTTGGACGATTCTGACCAAGGGACAAATTGGCGAAACTTACTTGATCGGTGCTGATGGTGAGAAGAATAATAAGGAAGTGCTGGAGCTGATTCTCAAGGAAATGGGGCAGCCAGCTGATGCCTATGACCATGTGACAGATCGTGCTGGTCACGACCTCCGCTATGCTATTGATGCCAGCAAGCTTCGTGATGAGCTAGGATGGAAGCCAGAGTTTACCAACTTTGAAGTAGGTCTCAAAGAGACCATCAAGTGGTACACGGACAATCAAGACTGGTGGAAGTCAGAAAAAGAAGCAGTCGAAGCCAACTATGCTAAGACGCAACAAGTGATTAAGTAA
- a CDS encoding dTDP-4-dehydrorhamnose 3,5-epimerase family protein, which translates to MTEQFFDKELAAREVPGIPGMLEFDIPVRGDNRGWFKENFQKEKMLPLGFPESFFAEGKLQNNVSFSRKNVLRGLHAEPWDKYISVADDGKVLGSWVDLREGETFGNTYQTVIDASKGIFVPRGVANGFQVLSDTVSYSYLVNDYWALELKPKYAFVNYADPALGIQWENLEAAEVSEADKNHPLLKDVKPLRKEDL; encoded by the coding sequence ATGACAGAACAATTTTTTGATAAGGAATTAGCAGCGCGTGAGGTTCCCGGAATCCCTGGAATGTTAGAATTTGATATCCCTGTGCGTGGGGACAACCGAGGGTGGTTTAAGGAGAATTTCCAAAAGGAAAAAATGCTGCCACTAGGCTTCCCTGAAAGTTTCTTTGCAGAAGGAAAACTGCAAAATAATGTCAGCTTTTCTCGTAAAAATGTCCTGCGTGGCCTTCATGCTGAGCCATGGGACAAGTACATCTCTGTTGCTGATGACGGCAAGGTGCTGGGTTCTTGGGTAGACCTACGTGAAGGTGAGACCTTTGGTAATACCTACCAGACAGTAATCGATGCCAGCAAGGGAATTTTTGTGCCACGTGGCGTCGCTAACGGCTTCCAAGTCCTTTCTGACACGGTTTCCTATAGCTATCTGGTGAACGACTACTGGGCTTTGGAACTCAAACCTAAGTATGCCTTTGTCAACTATGCAGACCCAGCTTTAGGCATCCAGTGGGAAAACCTAGAAGCAGCAGAAGTCTCAGAAGCAGACAAGAACCATCCACTACTTAAGGATGTCAAACCACTAAGAAAAGAAGATTTGTAA
- the rfbA gene encoding glucose-1-phosphate thymidylyltransferase RfbA encodes MKGIILAGGSGTRLYPLTRAASKQLMPVYDKPMIYYPLSTLMLAGIKDILIISTPTDLPRFEDLLGDGSEFGIKLSYAEQPSPDGLAQAFIIGADFIGDDRVALILGDNIYHGPGLSKMLQNAAAKEKGATVFGYHVKDPERFGVVEFDENMNAISIEEKPEQPRSNYAVTGLYFYDNDVVEIAKNIKPSPRGELEITDVNKAYLDRGDLSVELMGRGFAWLDTGTHESLLEAAQYIETVQRMQNVQVANLEEIAYRMGYISKEQVHELAQPLKKNEYGHYLLRLIGEE; translated from the coding sequence ATGAAAGGTATTATTCTTGCAGGTGGTTCTGGTACACGTTTGTACCCATTGACCCGCGCTGCGTCAAAACAGCTCATGCCGGTTTATGACAAACCCATGATTTATTATCCGCTGTCAACTCTTATGCTGGCTGGTATCAAGGACATCTTGATTATCTCTACTCCGACGGATCTGCCTCGTTTTGAGGATCTGCTGGGAGATGGATCTGAGTTTGGTATCAAGCTTTCTTATGCAGAGCAGCCAAGTCCAGATGGGCTGGCACAAGCCTTTATCATTGGGGCCGATTTCATTGGAGATGACCGCGTGGCGCTGATTCTTGGGGATAATATTTACCATGGACCAGGTCTGAGTAAAATGCTCCAAAATGCTGCAGCTAAGGAAAAAGGAGCAACTGTTTTTGGCTATCATGTCAAGGATCCAGAACGCTTTGGTGTCGTAGAATTTGATGAGAATATGAATGCTATTTCCATCGAAGAAAAACCGGAACAACCGCGCTCTAACTATGCAGTGACAGGACTGTACTTCTACGATAACGATGTCGTCGAAATTGCCAAGAACATTAAACCAAGTCCTCGCGGTGAGTTGGAAATCACAGATGTCAACAAGGCTTACTTGGATCGTGGTGATTTGTCTGTTGAGCTCATGGGACGTGGTTTCGCTTGGTTGGATACAGGAACTCACGAAAGTCTCTTAGAAGCCGCTCAATATATCGAAACGGTTCAGCGGATGCAGAACGTTCAGGTGGCGAATCTGGAAGAAATTGCCTATCGTATGGGCTATATCAGTAAAGAGCAAGTGCATGAATTGGCGCAGCCGTTGAAGAAGAATGAATATGGTCACTATCTCTTGCGCTTGATTGGAGAAGAATAA
- a CDS encoding NAD(P)/FAD-dependent oxidoreductase codes for MKKVAVIGAGIVGSTAAYYLSKSPDVEVTIFDDGKGQATKAAAGIISPWFSKRRNKAWYKMARLGADFYQDLIADLKEAGIQTDFYQQTGVYLLKRDESKLQELYDLAANRREESPLIGELSFLSRQEVQKKFPDLQGFERLLYASGGARVEGALLTETLLKASKAELVEKQVSLTVEGEQLLVDGRSFDCVVLAVGAWLGEILQPLGYETDVRPQKGQLRDFKLAEKTDDYPVVMPEGELDIIPFLAGKVSVGASHENDLGFDLTVDKTVLNQLQQEAETYLPRLATAEILGERVGTRAYTSDFSPFFGAVPDLPHVYAASGLGSSGLTTGPLIGRQLAQMALGKAGLLDPADYPIKRYVEKRALKENKCF; via the coding sequence ATGAAAAAAGTAGCAGTAATTGGAGCTGGGATTGTCGGCTCAACAGCGGCTTACTATCTGTCCAAATCCCCAGATGTGGAAGTGACTATCTTTGATGACGGCAAGGGGCAGGCAACCAAGGCAGCTGCTGGTATTATCAGTCCTTGGTTTTCTAAGCGTCGCAACAAGGCTTGGTACAAGATGGCGCGTCTGGGCGCTGATTTTTATCAAGACTTGATTGCGGATCTGAAAGAGGCTGGAATCCAGACAGACTTTTACCAACAGACTGGTGTTTATCTGCTGAAAAGGGATGAGAGCAAGCTGCAGGAACTTTATGATTTAGCTGCTAATCGTCGTGAAGAGTCGCCCTTAATAGGGGAGTTGAGTTTTCTCAGCCGTCAGGAAGTCCAGAAGAAATTTCCAGACTTGCAAGGCTTTGAGCGGCTTCTCTATGCTTCCGGTGGAGCCCGGGTGGAGGGAGCACTCTTGACAGAGACGCTTCTGAAAGCCAGTAAGGCAGAGTTGGTTGAGAAACAGGTAAGCTTGACAGTAGAGGGAGAACAACTTCTGGTGGACGGTCGCAGTTTTGACTGTGTTGTCTTGGCTGTGGGGGCTTGGCTGGGAGAAATCTTGCAGCCACTGGGCTATGAAACAGATGTTCGGCCGCAAAAAGGTCAGCTACGTGATTTTAAGCTGGCTGAAAAGACGGATGACTACCCTGTTGTGATGCCTGAGGGAGAGCTGGATATTATTCCTTTTCTAGCAGGCAAGGTCAGTGTCGGTGCCAGTCATGAAAATGATCTGGGCTTTGATTTGACAGTAGATAAGACGGTGCTGAACCAGTTGCAGCAAGAAGCGGAAACTTATTTGCCGAGGTTGGCTACTGCAGAGATTTTAGGCGAACGCGTGGGAACGCGGGCTTATACCAGTGACTTTTCTCCTTTCTTTGGAGCTGTGCCAGACTTACCGCATGTCTACGCAGCAAGCGGTCTAGGCTCTTCTGGTCTGACAACTGGTCCGCTTATCGGACGCCAATTGGCTCAGATGGCTTTAGGAAAAGCAGGACTGCTAGATCCAGCAGACTATCCTATTAAGCGGTATGTGGAGAAGAGAGCACTTAAGGAGAACAAATGTTTTTAA
- a CDS encoding Nif3-like dinuclear metal center hexameric protein — protein MLASEIIARYEAYCPQELSMEGDISGLQIGTLDKEVDKVLVALDIREQTVAEAIELGAGLIIVKHAPIFRPLKDLVADKARNQIILDLIKHDIAVYVSHTNIDVVEDGLNDWFCQLLEIEETSFLSQTSPEHGIGRVGKIAPQTFGEFAAKVKAAFGLDGLRLVTYEEADLERMIDRVAICGGSGQSFYPEAIAKGAQVYITGDIYYHTAQEMLTEGLLALDPGHHIEVLFTEKLKEKLDTWKAEEGWEIEILASQASTNPFRHL, from the coding sequence ATGCTAGCAAGTGAAATCATCGCCCGTTATGAAGCATACTGCCCGCAAGAACTGTCAATGGAGGGCGACATTTCAGGCCTGCAAATTGGAACTTTGGACAAAGAAGTAGACAAGGTTTTGGTAGCCTTGGATATTCGTGAGCAGACAGTGGCTGAGGCTATTGAGCTAGGTGCAGGACTGATTATCGTTAAACATGCGCCTATTTTTCGCCCGCTCAAGGACCTAGTGGCAGATAAGGCGCGAAATCAGATAATTCTAGACCTTATCAAGCATGATATTGCTGTCTATGTCAGCCATACTAATATTGATGTCGTGGAGGACGGGCTCAATGACTGGTTCTGCCAGCTTCTGGAAATTGAGGAGACAAGTTTTCTCAGTCAGACAAGCCCAGAACACGGTATTGGTCGCGTGGGGAAGATTGCTCCTCAGACCTTTGGAGAATTTGCAGCTAAGGTCAAGGCAGCCTTTGGACTAGATGGTTTGCGTCTGGTTACCTATGAAGAAGCAGATCTCGAACGCATGATTGATCGTGTGGCTATTTGTGGCGGCAGCGGGCAGTCCTTTTATCCAGAGGCTATTGCCAAGGGAGCGCAGGTTTACATAACTGGTGATATTTACTATCATACAGCTCAGGAAATGCTGACAGAAGGGCTTTTGGCACTGGATCCTGGACATCATATCGAGGTTCTATTTACGGAAAAATTAAAAGAAAAGCTTGATACTTGGAAGGCAGAAGAAGGCTGGGAGATTGAGATTCTGGCTAGTCAGGCTTCGACCAATCCTTTCCGACATCTTTGA
- a CDS encoding tRNA (adenine(22)-N(1))-methyltransferase, whose amino-acid sequence MQKKTISQRLERVAAFVPDGAKLLDVGSDHAYLPIYLIQEGRIEKALAGEVVEGPFQSAQKNVAEHGLTQQIEVRLANGLAAVEVEDQIDTIVIAGMGGRLISEILENGRAKLGSISRLILQPNNREDELRSWLVSNGFRLLAEDILEEAGKFYEILVAEAGQQTLTEQEKRFGPFLMKQQSPVFKLRWQKELKKFEEALAHIPEKNQLERSAMSQKIESIKEVLHASK is encoded by the coding sequence ATGCAAAAAAAGACTATTTCCCAACGCTTGGAGCGAGTAGCTGCTTTTGTGCCGGATGGGGCAAAGTTGCTGGATGTTGGGAGCGATCACGCCTATCTGCCTATTTACCTGATTCAGGAAGGACGGATTGAGAAGGCTCTGGCTGGAGAAGTGGTAGAGGGGCCTTTTCAGTCTGCTCAGAAAAATGTTGCTGAGCATGGGCTGACGCAGCAGATTGAGGTTCGCTTGGCCAATGGTCTGGCGGCTGTTGAAGTGGAAGATCAGATTGACACCATCGTTATTGCTGGCATGGGTGGTCGCTTGATTTCAGAGATTTTGGAAAATGGCAGAGCTAAGCTTGGGTCTATTTCCCGCTTGATTTTGCAGCCTAATAACCGAGAGGATGAGCTCCGCAGCTGGCTGGTATCTAATGGCTTTCGCTTGCTGGCTGAGGATATCTTAGAAGAGGCTGGTAAGTTTTACGAAATCCTAGTGGCAGAAGCCGGCCAGCAAACTTTGACAGAGCAAGAAAAGCGCTTTGGACCTTTTTTGATGAAGCAGCAATCGCCTGTGTTTAAACTAAGATGGCAGAAAGAACTGAAGAAATTCGAAGAAGCTTTAGCTCATATCCCAGAAAAGAATCAGCTAGAACGTTCTGCTATGTCCCAAAAAATCGAAAGTATCAAGGAGGTACTCCATGCTAGCAAGTGA
- a CDS encoding T7SS effector LXG polymorphic toxin has protein sequence MGVKYSATDSAQLIQAMTSNLQVANQVTDRLSSGCDHLIASLESGELQGAAYTAGKGLFTEIIIPAIKKLQAAIDDIQEELNSYKYADSTVSEYGILDLDLLKEQLEAKQEMLEKTQAQLAEYQSILRRISDGVAGKLADNLSKTNALTVLENQLNIGIREIQEKIDKLEWFVAQVSQYFTDSLQVLGLAIQGATQLSQVLVDSEGNYSTDGIDMSWFAKMKAQKIQTISKKKYLEPKERLLRAASRNMMLSDEGDAYYRSQLKEKLKGKPSSEWDKIVDDYNHTLKIDNEGNIIDIFDFRAYKDRHYQKDDNFSVLKNGKYDSAYTRMVNEKYQELIQENFEANSVDLAKGVVEILAGLGIYAGTSLGAAFALEWAPLTGGGSALVAAAAVEAGYITAEGLVVDGTLSVARTLYEIDTANLGVTLSAASNYNSWQANKPTSKTISGKGGKLIEARVGNRKVKLRVDWEPTSGTNGDGVFQVQSGSGKSGYSLDEYIEVNTISGRKSIEDWVNTNRQLRKLDTSTKEEIINRIFKGYRIYYGN, from the coding sequence ATGGGAGTGAAATATAGTGCAACAGATTCAGCACAGCTTATCCAAGCGATGACTAGCAACCTGCAGGTAGCTAATCAGGTGACCGATCGTCTATCTAGTGGCTGCGATCACTTGATTGCCTCTTTGGAGTCGGGTGAGCTGCAGGGAGCGGCTTATACAGCGGGAAAGGGCTTATTTACAGAAATTATAATTCCTGCTATCAAAAAGCTACAAGCTGCTATTGATGATATTCAGGAGGAGCTGAATTCTTATAAATATGCTGACTCCACCGTATCTGAGTATGGAATACTGGATCTTGACTTGCTGAAAGAACAGCTGGAAGCAAAACAGGAGATGTTGGAGAAAACCCAAGCTCAGCTGGCAGAGTATCAATCTATACTTCGCCGGATTAGCGATGGCGTTGCAGGGAAATTAGCTGACAATCTGTCCAAGACGAATGCTCTGACAGTGCTGGAAAACCAGCTAAATATCGGTATTCGGGAAATTCAGGAAAAAATTGACAAGCTGGAATGGTTTGTGGCTCAGGTGTCTCAGTATTTCACAGATAGTCTGCAGGTTTTGGGCTTGGCTATCCAAGGAGCGACGCAGCTTAGTCAGGTATTGGTAGACAGTGAGGGTAATTACTCTACTGATGGAATAGATATGAGTTGGTTTGCTAAGATGAAGGCTCAGAAGATTCAGACTATTTCGAAGAAAAAATATCTAGAGCCTAAAGAAAGACTGCTTCGAGCAGCTTCTCGGAATATGATGTTATCGGATGAAGGGGATGCCTATTATCGTAGTCAACTCAAGGAAAAGTTAAAGGGGAAACCGAGTTCAGAATGGGATAAGATTGTTGATGATTATAATCATACTCTAAAGATTGACAATGAAGGCAATATAATTGATATTTTTGATTTTAGAGCTTATAAGGATCGTCATTATCAAAAAGATGATAACTTTTCTGTACTAAAAAATGGAAAGTATGATAGTGCTTATACGAGAATGGTCAATGAAAAATACCAAGAACTTATTCAAGAAAATTTTGAAGCTAATTCTGTTGACTTGGCTAAGGGAGTAGTAGAAATTTTAGCTGGTCTTGGTATTTATGCTGGTACTTCTCTAGGAGCAGCTTTTGCTTTGGAGTGGGCTCCACTAACTGGAGGTGGCTCGGCGCTAGTAGCAGCAGCAGCTGTAGAAGCAGGGTATATTACTGCAGAAGGCCTAGTTGTAGATGGGACTTTGTCAGTTGCTAGAACTCTTTATGAAATTGATACAGCGAATTTAGGAGTTACCCTCAGTGCAGCTAGTAACTATAACAGCTGGCAGGCCAATAAACCGACGAGTAAGACCATTTCTGGTAAGGGTGGTAAACTAATTGAAGCCCGAGTAGGAAATCGAAAAGTGAAGCTTCGTGTGGATTGGGAGCCAACTAGTGGTACTAATGGTGATGGAGTGTTCCAGGTTCAATCTGGAAGTGGAAAGTCGGGGTATTCGCTTGATGAATATATAGAAGTAAACACAATTTCCGGAAGAAAATCTATAGAGGATTGGGTAAATACGAATCGACAACTAAGGAAACTTGATACAAGTACAAAGGAAGAGATAATTAATAGGATTTTTAAGGGTTATCGAATTTATTACGGGAACTAG
- a CDS encoding DnaD domain-containing protein yields the protein MTYLAAYKNGNLVLPSALFLHFKDIFDSSDDFLVWQFFYLQNTTSLEEFAPSQIAEHIGKTLSEVNRSMSHLTEKGLLQYRTIELNGEIEAIFDASPALEKLDELLETSSPTGSRPASDGNLLKELVETFQQELGRLLTPFEIEDLTKTIKDDQTNPELVKAALREAVFNGKANWKYIQAILRNWRREGITSPAQVEAKRAEREASNPQNVTVSDDFLNAMNLWKD from the coding sequence ATGACTTATTTAGCAGCTTACAAAAACGGCAACTTGGTTCTTCCAAGTGCCCTCTTTTTGCATTTTAAAGACATTTTTGATTCCAGTGATGATTTTTTGGTCTGGCAGTTTTTCTATCTGCAAAATACTACTTCATTGGAGGAGTTTGCGCCTAGTCAGATTGCGGAGCATATTGGCAAGACCTTATCCGAGGTCAATCGTTCCATGTCCCATCTGACAGAAAAAGGCTTGCTCCAGTACAGAACCATCGAACTGAATGGGGAAATTGAAGCGATTTTTGATGCTTCACCAGCCTTAGAAAAGCTAGATGAGCTTTTGGAGACTTCTAGTCCTACTGGGTCAAGGCCGGCATCTGATGGCAATCTTCTCAAGGAACTGGTCGAAACCTTCCAGCAGGAGCTGGGGCGTCTTTTGACTCCATTTGAAATTGAGGATTTAACCAAGACCATTAAGGACGATCAAACCAATCCAGAGCTGGTCAAGGCTGCTTTACGCGAAGCGGTTTTCAATGGCAAGGCCAATTGGAAATATATTCAGGCTATCTTGCGTAATTGGCGGCGAGAAGGCATTACAAGCCCAGCTCAGGTAGAAGCCAAACGGGCGGAACGTGAAGCAAGCAATCCGCAGAATGTAACGGTTTCGGATGATTTCCTCAATGCCATGAATTTGTGGAAGGACTAG
- the metA gene encoding homoserine O-acetyltransferase MetA, protein MPIKIDKKLPAVEILSSENIFVMDDDRADHQDIRPLNILVLNLMPQKMVTETQILRHLANTPLQLTIEFLYMTSHTSKTTQAEHMQTFYKTFDEVKHRFFDGLIITGAPVEHLPFEAVDYWEEFQQVIEWSKTHVFSTLHICWGAQAGLYARYGVDKHQMEEKLSGVYEQSTPSNNLLFRGFDDEFITPHSRHTEVLKEDILNLTNLEILSEGEDTGLSVLASRDLREVYSFGHMEYDRDTLAKEYFRDLEAGKDPHIPENYFKNDDVNTTPCLRWSLAAALFFSNWVNYAVYQETPFDWQSPENDASFFAYL, encoded by the coding sequence ATGCCTATCAAGATTGATAAGAAGCTTCCAGCAGTTGAAATTTTAAGCTCTGAGAATATCTTTGTCATGGATGATGACCGGGCAGACCACCAAGATATTCGCCCTCTGAATATTCTGGTACTCAATCTCATGCCCCAGAAAATGGTGACGGAAACTCAGATTTTGCGTCATTTGGCCAATACGCCCTTGCAGCTGACCATTGAGTTTCTTTATATGACTTCTCATACATCAAAGACTACCCAAGCGGAGCACATGCAGACCTTTTACAAGACTTTCGATGAGGTTAAACATCGTTTCTTTGATGGCTTGATTATCACAGGAGCGCCAGTAGAGCATCTACCCTTTGAGGCGGTAGACTATTGGGAGGAATTCCAGCAGGTGATTGAATGGTCCAAGACTCATGTCTTTTCGACTTTACATATCTGTTGGGGGGCTCAGGCTGGCCTTTATGCCCGCTATGGCGTGGATAAGCACCAGATGGAAGAGAAACTCTCAGGTGTTTACGAGCAGTCAACTCCAAGCAATAATCTGCTTTTCAGAGGTTTTGATGATGAATTTATCACTCCTCATTCAAGGCATACAGAGGTGCTGAAGGAAGACATTCTGAATCTGACCAATCTAGAAATTCTCTCCGAGGGAGAAGACACGGGCCTGTCTGTTTTGGCGAGCCGAGACTTGCGAGAGGTGTATAGCTTCGGTCATATGGAGTACGACCGTGATACCCTTGCCAAGGAGTATTTCCGTGACTTGGAAGCGGGCAAGGATCCTCATATTCCTGAGAATTACTTCAAGAATGATGATGTAAATACGACTCCTTGTCTGCGCTGGAGTTTGGCGGCAGCTCTCTTTTTCAGTAATTGGGTCAATTATGCAGTCTATCAAGAAACGCCATTTGATTGGCAAAGTCCAGAGAATGATGCATCCTTCTTTGCTTATTTATAA
- a CDS encoding adenine phosphoribosyltransferase, which produces MNLKDYIATIENYPTEGILFRDISPLMADGNAYSYAVREIVQYATDKQIDMIVGPEARGFIVGCPVAFELGVGFAPVRKPGKLPREVVSADYAKEYGVDTLTMHADAIKPGQRVLIVDDLLATGGTVKATIEMIERLGGIVAGCAFLIELDELKGREAIGDYDYKVLMHY; this is translated from the coding sequence ATGAATTTAAAAGATTATATTGCAACTATTGAAAACTACCCAACGGAAGGCATTCTCTTCCGTGATATTAGCCCTTTGATGGCTGATGGGAATGCCTATAGCTACGCTGTACGTGAAATTGTCCAGTATGCGACTGACAAGCAGATCGACATGATCGTTGGTCCAGAAGCGCGTGGCTTTATCGTAGGCTGTCCAGTTGCCTTTGAATTAGGAGTTGGTTTTGCCCCTGTTCGTAAGCCTGGTAAACTTCCTCGCGAAGTCGTTTCAGCTGACTATGCCAAAGAATATGGTGTAGATACTCTGACCATGCATGCGGATGCAATCAAACCTGGTCAACGCGTTCTGATTGTCGATGACCTTCTTGCGACTGGTGGGACAGTTAAGGCAACTATTGAGATGATTGAACGTCTTGGCGGTATCGTTGCTGGCTGTGCCTTCCTTATCGAGTTGGATGAGCTTAAGGGCCGCGAAGCAATCGGCGATTATGACTACAAGGTATTGATGCACTACTAA